Below is a window of Acidisarcina sp. DNA.
TCGGTCCACCGCCCTGGCGAGCCCGCGTAATCGCCTCAAAGGCCACTCTGTATACGGCGACCACGTCATTGCCATCCACCGGAATGCCGGGAAAGCCAGATTTCTCCGCCTGGCGGCTGACGTCGGGTGCGCCGGACTGCCGCTTGCCCGGCGCGGGATCGGCTGCGAGATCCTGCTGCGCGACGAAGACCATGGGCAGGTGGTGGCGGCCGGCGAAATCCAGCGTCCTGTCCCAGGCTTTGATCGCTGCGGGTCCCTTTCCAGAAAAGACGACGACGATATCGCTGCGATGCAGTCTCTTGCTCTCAAGAGCGGCATGGGTGGCAGCCTTCATCTGCGCTGCGATGGTCGCAGGCCGCGTCCGGCCGTTCTGCGAGCCATTACCGGATGCTGCCGGGCCGACGAATGGCGCAAGAATCGCCGCGGGTGGAATGCCCTGGATCAGGCTCGTGCTGCGATCGAGATTCGCCGGAGCAATCGTGTCCGTTGGGAGCAGATCGACTGCTACGCCAACGACTGTAGCCTCGTGTCCCACGGTTGAGTTACCGTTGCGCGCACTCCTCGGCAGCAGCT
It encodes the following:
- a CDS encoding thiamine pyrophosphate-dependent enzyme, giving the protein MATSGTTRVQKKPAATAAKNGFSLISDNKLRQIYTAMLQCRVMEEQAAQLLPRSARNGNSTVGHEATVVGVAVDLLPTDTIAPANLDRSTSLIQGIPPAAILAPFVGPAASGNGSQNGRTRPATIAAQMKAATHAALESKRLHRSDIVVVFSGKGPAAIKAWDRTLDFAGRHHLPMVFVAQQDLAADPAPGKRQSGAPDVSRQAEKSGFPGIPVDGNDVVAVYRVAFEAITRARQGGGPTLIDCRPSWPLVDPLRLMEDYLTRKGLFSERRKQTALENFQRELLKRP